The genomic segment TGGGGAGGGCGGGTCTTGCCGTAGCCGAAAAGGCAAAGAAAATGTTGCTGGAGATGGGACGAAACCGTGTGATCATTATCTGCGGGAAAGGTAACAACGGCGGAGATGGATACGCAGCGGCTCTGAGGCTGAGGGATTTTAACGTGGACGTATCGATCCTTTCTACCGTATCCGAAAAAGAAATAACCGGGGAAGCCCGCACCTATCATGACGGGTGTGTACAGCACAAGCTACCCGTTCAGTACAAAGTGGACGCTGGTGATGCAGACCTTTCCAATCACGACCTCGTAATCGACGCTCTATTGGGGACAGGGGTTAAGGGTGAGGTCAGGCCGGAAGCCGCCGGTTGGATAGACAGTATCAACAAATTGGAAACCCCGGTTCTGGCCATCGACATTCCCTCTGGCATCTCTTCAGATAGCGGTCAGATTCTCGGAACCGCCGTCAGGTCAGAGGCTACTGTCACAATGGGATTTCTCAAACAGGGTCTCGTCATGAATCCCGGCGCTTCTATGTCAGGTGAGTTAACTGTGGCGGATATCGGATATCCTGAGGAAGCGTTCCAGGCGGTTGAGATCGAAAAGGCGTTGATAGAGGAGTCGCTCGCTCAGACACTGCTGACCAAGCCGCCTGTCGACACCTATAAACACCGGCAGGGAAAGGTTCTGATTCTTGCGGGATCAAAAGGATTCACGGGAGCTGGATGTCTTGCATCCGAAGGTGCCCTGAGATCCGGAGCCGGACTCGTCATCGCTGGCGTTCCCGAGTCCATCAATGCGATCTACGAATCGAAACTGACAGAAGTCATTACCGCCCCCATACCTGATGGCGGAACGGGACATTACGACTCCGATTCACTGGACCACCTGCAAGTCCAGCTCGAGTGGTGTGATGTTGTCGCCATCGGTCCGGGCATCGGGACACTACCCGCTGTCCAGCAGTTTGCCAGAGCGTTATTTGAAACGGTCTCACGCCCTTTTGTCATTGATGCCGATGCCCTGAAAGTATTCCATGGCGATCTGGATGCGTTCAGGGCGATGAAAGCCCCGTTCGTCATCACTCCCCACTATGGAGAAGCTTCCGCCCTTTTCGGTGTAAGCAAAGAGGAGATCCTGATTGATCCGTTCAGTTTTGTCCACGAGTCAGCCCGGAAGATCGGCGGGGTGATGGTGCTAAAGGGGGCGCCCACCCTGATCTCCGACGGTCTATCGGTTATGGCGAATAAGTCAGGTCATCAGGGACTTGCCACGGGAGGAAGCGGAGATGTTTTGACGGGAGTAATTGCTGGATTTCTTGCCCAGGGGATATCTGCATACATGGCCGCGCAGCTTGGTGTTTTCATTCACGGCAGGGCAGCCGATTTTCTCAAGGATTCCCACGGCTACAGGGGAATGATTGCAGGTGATCTACTCAAGGCACTGCCGTCCGTGATTTCAGCTTATGAGCACGGCTAAATACAGGCTGCTTGTTCTAGGTTACTGTATTATGATCCTTTCCGCTTCATCGATCCCAATAGAGAATATCACTAACCTGAAACTCACGGGATGGGATAAGCTTCTGCACGTTCTGGAATACTCAATCCTGGGATGGCTGCTACTACATGCTTTGCTTGGCGGACAGTGGACCGTTTTTTCTATGGCAATCGCAGGCGGCATGCTGTTCGGTGCATTTGATGAAACCTGGCAGAAGTTCCTGGTGTACAGATCGGCAAGCTTCCTTGACTGGGCTGCTGATTCAGCGGGTGTAGCCCTTGGCGTGGTCACAGGCCGGGTTTTGATGGCTCGACGGGAAGGACCCTGAGGATGAGGAGATAATACGATAGATGGATAGACTCGTGGTATTGGGTGAGCGGCAGCTCAGTGGCAGCGTTGAGATTGGTGGGGCAAAAAATGCCGTTTTGCCGGTGATCGCAGCCACGGTGTTGGCCCCCGGCAGGTATCGAATCAAGCGTGTGCCCGATCTGCGTGATACGCGCACCATGATGAAACTGCTCAGCATCATTGGCGCTGAATCGACGTATGAGAATGGAGAGATGGAAATTGACACCGCGAACTGCCGCAATCCGGAAGCTCCGTATGAACTTGTAAAAACCATGAGAGCATCTTTCTATGTTCTCGGTCCCCTTCTTTCAAGATTCGGCCATGCAAGGGTCTCACTGCCGGGAGGATGTGCCTGGGGTCCCCGTCCGGTGGATTTTCACGTTTCCGCGATGGAGTCGTTGGGTGCGGAAATAAGTCTTGACGGGGGATACGTGGTGGCGAAGGCCAAACGGCTAAAAGGGAACACCATCTCTTTCGATGTCCCATCAGTGGGGGCAACAGGGAATGCAGTTATGGCTGCTGTGAGAGCAGAAGGGGAAACGGTTATCAAGAATGCAGCCAGGGAACCGGAAATCGTCTGTCTATGTGAATTTCTTAACAAGATGGGGGCGAGTATATCGGGGATGGGAACGTCCAAACTGAGCATTGAGGGAGTTAAAGAATTGCGGTCGGTTGATTTTGAGGTGATTCCTGACAGAATCGAGGCGGCCACCATGCTTATAGCAGGTGCTCTCGCAGGGAAGGAAATAACCGTGATCCGCGTGAATCCGGAACATCTAGGTGTGGTGCTGGACATGTTGAGGGAAGCGGGAAACAGCGTAACTGTTTCTGGCGATTCCGTGACCATTAAAAGGGAGAATTTCACCAACCCCGTGAGTGTCAGGACGGCGGTTTATCCCGGATTTCCCACCGATGTCCAAGCTCAGTGGATGGTCCTCATGACTCAGGCAGATGGAACGTCGGCGATCACAGATACGATTTACCACGACCGTTTTACTCACGTCGGTGAGCTTGTCCGTTTGGGGGCAAAGATTTCACTGAGTGGAAATACCGCGAAAGTGACGGGCCGAAGAAAGCTCCTCGGGGCTCCCGTCATGTCAACGGATATCCGCGGCAGTGCTTCGCTGATTCTGGCGGCATTGGTGGCAAAGGGAAGAACGGAGATATCCCGGGTCTATCACATAGACCGTGGATATGAAGGAATTGAGAAGAAGCTCAAGAACTTGGGGGCTGAAATCTGGCGTGAGGCGGAATAACCTTATGCTGGCAACGGGACCTCACTCTACTCAATTTGGCGGAGTAGTTGCAGGATTTTCTGCGCCGTCAATTCGGGCGGACTCTCGTGTGTGGCGACGTGAACATCCGCCTGCTTGTAGTAGCCTTCCCGGGATTTGACCATTTGCTGGATGGTTTGCGAGGTGTCACGTCCGGGGAAGCCTGGTTTTTCCATCTCGCCAATTCTCTCCAAAATGTCCTGGAACGGAGCGTCCAGCCAAATGGTAATACCCGTCCGCTTCATGGTGAGCAGTTTTCTTTCATCGAGAACTGCATCACAGTTACAGGCAAACACTTGGTGTTCTCCCTGGGACAACTCCTGAAGCACGGTCATTTCCATTTTTCGAAATGAATCCTCTCCAAAACTGTCGAAGATCTCTTTCTGGCTCCTTCCGTAGATCGCTTCTATGGTCTCATTGACATCTACGAAAGCCCACTTGAGATTATTGGATAGGATTTTCCCGACGGTCGTTTTCCCAACGCCGGTCATTCCGACCAAGTAGACGTTTCTAACTACCTTTTGCAAAAGAGAGTTCCGCAGCCCGGAGGCGACATTTCACTTTGAAACGGTGTCAACGGCTCTGTATCAATAATACGTACTTTATCGTTGAAAACAAATAAGTGCTAACCTACATTATTCACAGGATCTTGAGATTCACCACCTCCGTAGGAGTCCCTTTTGGAAAAAACACAAGGGCACAAAGCTATTTGAAAATACAGGAGTTAGTAACACGAGAGAGTAGACATTTGGTGTTAAGGAAATTAGAGTTTGAAAATAAATCAGCTATTAATGTTGGAGAGTTTGTTTCTTGTTCCATAGGAACTCCCTTGGAGGTGCTTTAGTGGGTGATGAATAGTTCAGGCGGCTAAAACAAATTGATAGAGAACCCACGAATCTCTTGGACATGTCTCACACTTCTGCACGCCGCGTCACGGTGTCAGTCCGGGTTTCCCATAATCTTGGAAGGTTTTCAAATTCGGGGTAAGTTTCCCAGGCTTTTGAGATGGGATCCAGATTGGAGGGGTGGCCGAGTCGGCTGAAGGCGCCCGCCTGCTAAGTGGGTTTTCGGATAGTATCCGGAACGAGGGTTCGAATCCCTCCCCCTCCGCATCTCTACGCGATGCGTGAGATCAATTGATTATTGACTATTGAATATTAATAATTGAATAGGAACTGTTTATTGGTAACTGGTTAATTGGTTAACTGGTGACGGATGCTACCACCGCCACTGGGTACTGTCGACTGCCAATCGGAGCGCAGCGGAGATCCCGAGCCTTCGGGACTGCCATCTGCCAACTGGCTACTGGTAACTGGTTGACTGGTTAATTGGTTAACTGGTGACTGGATTCTCGCTATTTGATCCTTGATAATTGGTTTCCCGATGTGAATCGGAGTTTCGCCCCGAGAGGGCGCCCCCGAAATAATCCCCGATATACGTCGGGACAGGCAGGCGGGATTTCGCTTTGCTCAGCTTTGCTCAACTTTGGTCAACTTTTATCCCCGCCTTGGTGGGATCTCCACTACGTTTCGACTTTTTACTTTTATCTTGGAACTTGGCTCTTGGTTCTTGGAACTTGGTTCTTGAAACTTGTTCAGGAGGAGGTGTGGCAGAGTGGTTGCCCGCAGGGTCCTTTGGTAATGCACCGGTCTTGTCCACAGGATCCTCTGGACTCAACAGTCCAGAGGAAAAACCGGCGCCAGAGTGGAGTGTTTCGTTTCTCTGGAGGCGTAGCATAATTGGTAATGCACCGGTCTTGAAAACCGGCGCCCTAACGGGTTTGGGGGTTCGAGTCCCTCCGCCTCCGCTTGTACTACGTATATGTTCTTAAGAGTCAGTCGGCACGGAACTGGCATTACATCGGCAGCTGCCGTGATCCGTCGGAACGCATGACGTCTCACAACAGAGGGAAAGTCCGTTCTACCAAGGGATATCGTCCCCTTGAGTTAATTCACAAGGAAACGTATCCCACTCGCAGCCAGGCATATCGCAGGGAAATGTTTTACAAAACGGCAAAGGGTAAGGCTGTCCTAAAAGAAAGACTGTTGAAGCTGGGTGTTTGGTGAAAACCGAGCCCTCAAGAGAAGGCTGCCCCATTGTGGAATGGAAACCCTGCACCACTCTAACTCACAAGTTACTCTGGCGAATCCTACCGCCTCCGCGCTATTGACTCGTGATGCGTAATCCGTGATGCCCCGATAGTCATCGGGATCTACGATTCGCTCCGACGTGATACGTAAGCCGTCTAACACATAACTCATAACCCATAACATCTAACGCTGCCAACTGTTGGAGCGCAGCGCCTGCCAGCCCCCCACCAAACGGGAGGGGAGGCTGGGAAATCCTGCCAAGCGGGGCCAAGTGTCAACTGCCCCTTTAGTTCTTGGCTCTTGGTTCTTCCAAACTTCCTCCCGTAACTTTCGTTGTATGGCCGCAGCTCCTCGCGTCAGGTTCGCACCCAGTCCCACGGGAGAACTCCACCTGGGCGGTGCCAGAACCGCCCTTTTCAACTACCTTTTCGCACGTCAGAGTGGGGGGAAGTTTTACCTGAGAATCGAAGATACAGATGTCAAGCGATCAAAACGGCAATATGTTGATCAGATGTTCGACGGGCTGAAATGGCTGAATCTTGATTGGGATGGGCCGGCCGTCTTCCAGTCGGGGCGAAGTGAGTTTCATCTTGATACGGTTCAGAAGTTGTTGACTGAAGGGAACGCCTACCGATGTTTTTGTACCGTCGAGGAACTGAAGAAAGAGAGGGAAAAAGCGGCCAGGAGTGGCGAAGGGTATGGGTATTCCGGCAAATGTCGAAATCTAACGGTGGAAAAGATTCAACTTAGATTGAACCGTGCCGATCCTTTTTGCTTTCGAATAAGAATTCCTGAGGGGGAGGTTGCGTTTCATGATCGAATCTACGGGCTCATCACCGTGTCGAACAGGGAGATTGACGATTTCATCATTCAGCGCACCGATGGGACACCAACCTACAATATGACGGTTGTGGTGGATGACTCAGACATGAAAATCACTCATGTAGTACGTGGTGACGACCATCTCACCAACACTCCCAAACAGATAGTTATCTATCAACTATTGGGCAGGAGTACTCCGGAGTTTGCTCACCTCCCCATGATTCTGGGGCCGGACAAACGACGGCTCAGTAAGCGGCACGGAGCTCTTGGCGTGCACGAATTTCGCAAGATGGGCTATCTGCCCAATGCACTTTTGAATTATCTCGCCCTCCTGGGTTGGAATCCCGACACGGAACAGGAAGTGTTCGAGCCCAGTGAGTTGATGGAAACATTTCGCCTGGAACAGATTCAGAAAAAGGCAGCTGTGTATGACGAAAAGAAACTGAAGTGGATGAATGGCCAGCATATGGCAGGTCGTTCCGCAGCGGACTTGTGGGAAAGGATACAGGACATGGCACCGGAGTGGAGGGCGAACGTGGACAAGGATTATCTCCTGAATGTTTTAGATGTGCAGAAGAAGCGTCTCAAAACGCTTTTGGAAATAATGGAAAACTCAGATTTTTTCTTCGTAGATCCTTCCGTTTATGATGAGAAAACGGCCAGGAAACGCTGGAAAGACAGGTCAACAAGTGAGTTGATTACAAGCTATGCCGAGCGATTGACACAACTGGAAGAATGGGATCAAGAAACCCTTGAGTCCGAATTGCGGCAACTGGCTGCGGAAAGGGGCGTCAAGTCCAGCAGTCTTATTCATGCAGCGCGATTGGCGATGACCGGCGTTCCCAAAGGTCCGTCTCTCTTCTTACTCATGGAGATGTTGGGAAGTGAAACCTGTATCAGGAGGTTGGAGACGGCGTTGAGGAAGTTGCCCAGTTCTTCTCACCCGCGCCAGGAGGAACCGTCTGCCGGATGAAAAAACAAGAGCAAACGGCAGGGAACTTCATTGAGCAGATCATTCAAGACGATTTGAGGACGGGGAAGTACGACGGACAAGTTCACACTCGGTTTCCCCCTGAGCCGAACGGATATTTGCATGTTGGACATGCCAAGTCAATATGTCTGAATTTCGGCCTTGCGGAGAAGTACGGAGGTTTGTGCAATTTGCGTTTTGATGACACCAATCCCACCAAGGAAGAGGCCCAGTACGTCAAGTCCATTATGGAAGACATTGAGTGGCTCGGATTCGATTGGGGAGATAGGCTTTATTATGCATCCGATTACTTCGGAGAGATGTATGACCTGGCAATACGGTTGATCAAGTTGGGCAAGGCTTACGTTGACGACTTGAGCGCGCGTGAAATCAGGGAATACCGTGGGACGTTGACGCAACCGGGCAGGGACAGTCCATTCCGGAATCGTACTGCCGAGGAAAATCTTGATCTGTTCGAGAGCATGCGAGGAGGAGAGTTCAAGGATGGTACCCGTGTCCTCCGGGCAAGAATTGATATGGCATCCCCGAACTTGAACATGCGTGATCCGGTCATGTATCGAATTCTACATGCTTCGCACCACCGCACGGGGGATGAATGGTGCATATACCCTACCTATGACTGGGCCCACGGACTCGAAGATTCGATTGAGCGTATTACCCATTCCCTTTGCACTCTTGAATTCGAGGACCACCGTCCACTATACGACTGGTTTCTAGAACAACTGGATGTCTACCGTCCTCAGCAGATTGAGTTTGCCCGCCTGAACTTGAGCTACACCGTAATGAGTAAGCGGAGGCTGCTTGAATTAGTGGATGGCGGGGCCGTCAAGGGATGGGACGATCCTCGCATGCCGACCATATCGGGACTGCGCAGAAGGGGATTCACTCCGGAATCGATACGGAGATTTGCCGAGAAAGTTGGCGTGGCAAAGAGGGAGGCAACGGCGGACATAAGCCTTCTTGAGCACTGTCTACGCGAAGACCTGAACAAACGGGCCCCAAGAACCATGGTGGTCTTGGATCCCCTCAAAGTAGTCGTGGACAACTATCCCGAAGGCAAGGTTGAGAAATTGGAGGCGGTAAATAATCCTGAGGATCCCGGCATGGGCACCAGGACAATTCCTTTTTCCAGAGTAATCTATGTTGACCGGGACGATTTCCGGGAGGATCCCCCGAAAAAATTTTTCCGTCTTGCGCCGGGTCGGGAAGTCCGGCTGCGCTATGCTTATTTCATTACCTGCGTGGATGTGATCAAGAACAGGGAAACGGGTGAAGTAGAGGAACTGCGCTGCACATATGATCCAGAGTCCCGGGGAGGGTCCTCCCCTGATGGGAGAAGAGTGAAGGGGACACTTCACTGGGTATCAGCGGATCATGCTCTCAAGGGAGAATTGCGTCTTTATGATAGACTTTTCTCAATACCCAATCCCTCCGGGGAAAAGAAGGGGGGAGATTTCAGACGCCATCTCAACGATTCCTCCCTGAAGACCCTCACCCGATGCCGTTTGGAGCCGGCACTCATCCACGCAAAACCGGGGAATCATTATCAATTTGAGAGACTGGGTTACTACTATGCGGACCCGGTGGAATCTTCGCAGGGAATGCCGGTTTTTAGCAGGACGGTCCCCTTGCGGGATACCTGGGTGAAGATAGAAAAAGCTAGGCTCTCAACCACTGAAAATTGCGATTGAAAAATTGATGCCTCCCTCATACATTGGAATAAGATGCGAGTTATCCACAGAAGGATTGTGACCTCCTTTCCCGTTCTGAGCCTCATTTCTGTCATGCTTGCGGGAAATCCCGCGCCCCGTGTGGTCAATCTCTATCTGCTCGACTTTGACAATCTCAGATCGGATCCCTCCGTGGCCTGGCTGAGCAACGGTTTTGTCGACATGATCAAAGAAGGCTTCAGCGAATTCGACGGCGTGCGAATTTTCGGGAGGACGGAGCTGGAACAGATACTTCAGGACCGATCCGTATTTCTCAGGCAGCCCAGAGGCACCGGAAATGTTCTCGTCATGGGGAGCTTTGTCCGTGATCTTGATCGTATCACGGTCAATGTTCAGCTGCTCAATATTTCAAACTGGAAGGAGTTGAGTAAGATAACCACGATGGGATCGGTGAATCTAATTTCAAAGTTGGGGAGCGATCTGTTCACCGATGTCAGTGCTGCCCTCCGTGATCAGATTCCCGCGCAAACCGGTGGTGTTCTTCGGCCTCCGCTAGCAAGGGCCGAACCCCCGGAGTATCACGAACAGGTCAGTCAAATGAGCTCCTCTCTGTCGGATGCTCTCTCAGAGTTGGAAGAGTCAATGGACCTCTATATCGGAGCCCGCGCGAAGGGGGGTGACACAGGAGCATCCGAGGGAAGATATTACCGCGATTTCTCCTTTGACGGTTCTGGAAACGCGGTGGACTTCCCTTCTGAAGACGCTGAGTTACTGGAAACGATCCTCTCGAGGATCTCGAAAAACCCCTATTCCGTTGACATCGGGAAACCGTCGCTCAAAATGGACCGGAGTAGGAAGGATGACCGTGTTCGACTTTCGATTCCCGTTAAGTATTCTCTGAGAGAAAACCTTATCAAGGATATGCTTTCCTCGCTGCCCTACACCGGAATACGGCAGGACGGCTCTATCACGTCTCTTGAGTTCTCCCGAAGGAAGTTCAAGATCCCGGGCAATCTTGAAAAACGAATTAGTCGAGGTGCTTTCAGAATTGTCCCCGTGATACAGCTTCTCGACAAGAGTGGGAATATCCGGTTAGTGATTCTCGATTCGGCAGATCCGTACTGGCACAGGCAGACTTCAAAGAATGTCAAGTTCACGACAGAACATGTCTTCTCCCCCCTCGTAGCTTTCTCGGTAAGCGGCTGGTCACTGCAGGTAACAATGGAGTCAGCAGAAATAAGTGCCACTTATGAGCTGGATGTGCCGGAAAAGGAGGCAGGAAGCTATTCCCGTGTTCAAGTAGAATTTGTTCCAGAGATTGAACTTACAACGTTTCTCTCAAACATTTTATGAAGTATTACCTGTCTATCATCGTTATTGCCTGGAGTACAACTCTCGGTCAAATCGATCAGATTCCGTCCTTGACGCTTGAAGCGTCAGAAGGTGAAAGCATCTCCTTAGAAAAGGAGGTAGCCCGTGGACCTATGCTCATCGATTTTTGGGCCCTCTGGTGCGCTCCCTGTTTGAAAGCCATGAGATTC from the Candidatus Neomarinimicrobiota bacterium genome contains:
- a CDS encoding NAD(P)H-hydrate dehydratase, which codes for MKILTSREARLVDDHTMTHLGVSGEALMGRAGLAVAEKAKKMLLEMGRNRVIIICGKGNNGGDGYAAALRLRDFNVDVSILSTVSEKEITGEARTYHDGCVQHKLPVQYKVDAGDADLSNHDLVIDALLGTGVKGEVRPEAAGWIDSINKLETPVLAIDIPSGISSDSGQILGTAVRSEATVTMGFLKQGLVMNPGASMSGELTVADIGYPEEAFQAVEIEKALIEESLAQTLLTKPPVDTYKHRQGKVLILAGSKGFTGAGCLASEGALRSGAGLVIAGVPESINAIYESKLTEVITAPIPDGGTGHYDSDSLDHLQVQLEWCDVVAIGPGIGTLPAVQQFARALFETVSRPFVIDADALKVFHGDLDAFRAMKAPFVITPHYGEASALFGVSKEEILIDPFSFVHESARKIGGVMVLKGAPTLISDGLSVMANKSGHQGLATGGSGDVLTGVIAGFLAQGISAYMAAQLGVFIHGRAADFLKDSHGYRGMIAGDLLKALPSVISAYEHG
- a CDS encoding VanZ family protein, with product MSTAKYRLLVLGYCIMILSASSIPIENITNLKLTGWDKLLHVLEYSILGWLLLHALLGGQWTVFSMAIAGGMLFGAFDETWQKFLVYRSASFLDWAADSAGVALGVVTGRVLMARREGP
- the murA gene encoding UDP-N-acetylglucosamine 1-carboxyvinyltransferase, with amino-acid sequence MDRLVVLGERQLSGSVEIGGAKNAVLPVIAATVLAPGRYRIKRVPDLRDTRTMMKLLSIIGAESTYENGEMEIDTANCRNPEAPYELVKTMRASFYVLGPLLSRFGHARVSLPGGCAWGPRPVDFHVSAMESLGAEISLDGGYVVAKAKRLKGNTISFDVPSVGATGNAVMAAVRAEGETVIKNAAREPEIVCLCEFLNKMGASISGMGTSKLSIEGVKELRSVDFEVIPDRIEAATMLIAGALAGKEITVIRVNPEHLGVVLDMLREAGNSVTVSGDSVTIKRENFTNPVSVRTAVYPGFPTDVQAQWMVLMTQADGTSAITDTIYHDRFTHVGELVRLGAKISLSGNTAKVTGRRKLLGAPVMSTDIRGSASLILAALVAKGRTEISRVYHIDRGYEGIEKKLKNLGAEIWREAE
- a CDS encoding shikimate kinase encodes the protein MQKVVRNVYLVGMTGVGKTTVGKILSNNLKWAFVDVNETIEAIYGRSQKEIFDSFGEDSFRKMEMTVLQELSQGEHQVFACNCDAVLDERKLLTMKRTGITIWLDAPFQDILERIGEMEKPGFPGRDTSQTIQQMVKSREGYYKQADVHVATHESPPELTAQKILQLLRQIE
- a CDS encoding GIY-YIG nuclease family protein, with translation MYYVYVLKSQSARNWHYIGSCRDPSERMTSHNRGKVRSTKGYRPLELIHKETYPTRSQAYRREMFYKTAKGKAVLKERLLKLGVW
- the gltX gene encoding glutamate--tRNA ligase translates to MAAAPRVRFAPSPTGELHLGGARTALFNYLFARQSGGKFYLRIEDTDVKRSKRQYVDQMFDGLKWLNLDWDGPAVFQSGRSEFHLDTVQKLLTEGNAYRCFCTVEELKKEREKAARSGEGYGYSGKCRNLTVEKIQLRLNRADPFCFRIRIPEGEVAFHDRIYGLITVSNREIDDFIIQRTDGTPTYNMTVVVDDSDMKITHVVRGDDHLTNTPKQIVIYQLLGRSTPEFAHLPMILGPDKRRLSKRHGALGVHEFRKMGYLPNALLNYLALLGWNPDTEQEVFEPSELMETFRLEQIQKKAAVYDEKKLKWMNGQHMAGRSAADLWERIQDMAPEWRANVDKDYLLNVLDVQKKRLKTLLEIMENSDFFFVDPSVYDEKTARKRWKDRSTSELITSYAERLTQLEEWDQETLESELRQLAAERGVKSSSLIHAARLAMTGVPKGPSLFLLMEMLGSETCIRRLETALRKLPSSSHPRQEEPSAG
- a CDS encoding glutamine--tRNA ligase/YqeY domain fusion protein; its protein translation is MKKQEQTAGNFIEQIIQDDLRTGKYDGQVHTRFPPEPNGYLHVGHAKSICLNFGLAEKYGGLCNLRFDDTNPTKEEAQYVKSIMEDIEWLGFDWGDRLYYASDYFGEMYDLAIRLIKLGKAYVDDLSAREIREYRGTLTQPGRDSPFRNRTAEENLDLFESMRGGEFKDGTRVLRARIDMASPNLNMRDPVMYRILHASHHRTGDEWCIYPTYDWAHGLEDSIERITHSLCTLEFEDHRPLYDWFLEQLDVYRPQQIEFARLNLSYTVMSKRRLLELVDGGAVKGWDDPRMPTISGLRRRGFTPESIRRFAEKVGVAKREATADISLLEHCLREDLNKRAPRTMVVLDPLKVVVDNYPEGKVEKLEAVNNPEDPGMGTRTIPFSRVIYVDRDDFREDPPKKFFRLAPGREVRLRYAYFITCVDVIKNRETGEVEELRCTYDPESRGGSSPDGRRVKGTLHWVSADHALKGELRLYDRLFSIPNPSGEKKGGDFRRHLNDSSLKTLTRCRLEPALIHAKPGNHYQFERLGYYYADPVESSQGMPVFSRTVPLRDTWVKIEKARLSTTENCD